Proteins found in one Oryza glaberrima chromosome 4, OglaRS2, whole genome shotgun sequence genomic segment:
- the LOC127770562 gene encoding uncharacterized protein LOC127770562, translating into MAATFSAAAAAASPTPLRRPRTLAPPTSTPARLSPSSSSRRPAATPSLLSLRRSNAAPPPLRAAAADPKVVNGEDFPPMKDLLRLYKKAFLDGNDEALGGIESAIIAIEKERSNSAAQYESIATEITSGKDKFLRINADLENFRKQTEKERARFTSNIQVDVVQSLLTLVDSFEKVNQEITPETDKEQTISTSYQGIYKQLVETLRSLGVGVVETVGKPFDPSIHEAIAREESHQFKAGIVSHEVKRGFLLRERLLRPATVKVSTGSGTQETSSPSTEKPVEDSKEDAAV; encoded by the exons ATGGCGGCgaccttctccgccgccgccgccgccgcaagccccacgcccctccgccgcccccgAACCCTAGCCCCACCCACCTCAACCCCTGCTCGCCTGagccccagcagcagcagcaggaggccggcggcgaccccCTCGCTGCTCTCCCTCCGCCGCTCCaatgccgcgccgccgccgctccgtgccgccgccgctgaccccAAG GTTGTTAATGGGGAAGATTTCCCCCCTATGAAGGACCTACTTCGTCTATACAAGAAAGCTTTTCTAGATGGAAATGATGAGGCTCTTGGTGGAATTGAGAGTGCTATCATTGCCATTGAGAAAGAAAGGAGTAACTCAGCTGCTCAGTATGAAAGTATTGCAACCGAAATTACTTCAGGGAAGGACAAGTTCCTCCGTATAAATGCTGATCTGGAGAATTTCCGGAAGCAGACTGAAAAGGAGCGTGCTAGGTTTACCTCAAATATACAGGTGGATGTTGTTCAGAGTCTATTGACTCTGGTTGATAGTTTTGAGAAGGTGAATCAAGAGATCACCCCGGAGACTGATAAAGAGCAGACGATTAGCACAAGCTATCAAGGCATATACAAGCAGTTAGTAGAGACATTGAGAAGCTTAGGTGTAGGAGTTGTGGAAACAGTTGGCAAGCCATTTGATCCTTCG ATTCATGAGGCTATCGCACGCGAGGAATCTCATCAGTTCAAGGCTGGAATTGTCTCGCATGAAGTCAAACGCGGGTTCCTTCTAAGGGAGAGGCTGCTAAGGCCTGCCACTGTGAAGGTCTCAACCGGCTCTGGCACCCAGGAGACGAGCTCCCCATCTACAGAGAAGCCTGTGGAGGATAGCAAAGAAGATGCCGCTGTCTGA
- the LOC127770561 gene encoding uncharacterized protein At4g26450-like, whose protein sequence is MQYHQGGSRMPPFARGGAYSRGYKQLYAPPQQQPPPQEKHEVLMEAGRLAAEYLVAKGVLPPASLQRRGVGGGGWVQLPPQPPPPPPPPLPQGTLAFYGAQNGRRRLDDDDGNPNPRLRRNRGGENSNDDSSSSYNGRGKRKFGAYSRHSDWGRDKGRSRGNSDSRSYDDEDDDGPPGYRRERRGGGRFDDAGSSMSGVAASKTEATGESELEDTGSKVGSSSNFRKDVDPPQEVEGVDKLNKINEESNPSNSEVVEQMTNGESTSNNASCIVIDEEQTKAKYLPVPSDDKVSDEKPDDSSVLNEKIEDDETLAEKAEDDKTSDERVPGVKNNLRDDCNNLLSYCSYPNVPTRRRSIVAHRNAAPAHREVAVAEQIDLVSSEDETHMATDVTGHGSSLTNTQEGNKDGLACLEHTDTSTTCNQMVEPVRFQTEETQIGTDDLRGQKNIEQHYAVHESREENMLPPKVGVQQQVEEGMQIYNVDTPPQDEDLIASADKEKVAGVALLPSIKAEAVVAKEEDKFGQSSSFKICDLNLVGSPEVAELRNDPGLGQFSTAGCSMEPQNQQQEFRNTGNSADDTNMHAQIPLHNKVVQVIDLEDDSPIEAGACDTSKAKEENMANPAVTTDVLPGIQDGYNFAISDYLGADIPCYQPMQTDLPNGMSLNDSEGITVMDDSIYGSLSDIGFMEVWDQQPQDYEKFF, encoded by the exons atgcaGTACCACCAGGGCGGCAGCCGCatgccgccgttcgcgcgcggcggcgcgtacAGCCGCGGCTACAAGCAGCTCtacgcgccgccgcagcagcagccgccgccgcaggagaaGCACGAGGTGCTCATGGAGGCGGGCCGCCTGGCGGCGGAGTACCTGGTGGCGAAGGGCGTgctgccgccggcctccctgcagcgccgcggcgtcggcggcgggggatggGTCCAGCTCCCGCCTCagcccccgccgcccccgccgccgccgctgccgcagggAACCCTGGCGTTCTATGGTGCCCAGAATGGCCGGCGGCggttggatgatgatgatggtaatCCTAACCCCCGCTTGCGGCGGAACCGCGGTGGTGAGAACAGTAATGATGACAGTAGTAGTAGCTACAATGGTAGAGGGAAGAGGAAATTCGGTGCTTACAGTAGGCATTCGGATTGGGGGAGGGACAAGGGGAGGAGTAGGGGGAATTCGGATAGCCGGAGTTacgatgatgaggatgatgacggGCCTCCCGGTTATAGGAGAGAGCGGCGAGGTGGTGGGAGATTTGATGATGCTGGGAGTAGCATGTCGGGGGTGGCAGCGTCTAAGACGGAGGCCACGGGGGAGTCGGAGCTGGAGGATACTGGGTCGAAGGTGGGCTCTAGCAGTAATTTCAGGAAGGATGTCGATCCGCCACAAGAAGTGGAGGGCGTTGATAAGTTGAATAAGATTAATGAGGAGAGTAATCCATCAAATTCAGAGGTGGTGGAGCAAATGACTAATGGTGAGAGCACTAGTAATAATGCTTCTTGTATTGTTATTGATGAGGAACAGACGAAGGCAAAATATTTGCCTGTGCCCTCAGATGACAAGGTTTCAGATGAGAAGCCTGACGATAGTAGTGTTTTGAATGAGAAGATTGAAGATGACGAGACTTTAGCTGAGAAAGCTGAAGATGATAAGACTTCTGATGAGAGGGTACCAGGTGTGAAGAATAACTTGCGTGATGATTGTAATAATTTGCTGAGCTATTGCAGTTATCCAAATGTACCGACAAGGCGGCGATCAATAGTTGCACACAGGAATGCAGCACCAGCCCATAGGGAAGTTGCTGTTGCCGAACAGATTGATCTGGTTTCCTCTGAAGATGAAACCCATATGGCCACCGATGTTACAGGGCATGGCAGCTCCTTGACTAATACCCAGGAAGGCAACAAAGATGGCCTTGCCTGCTTGGAACATACCGATACAAGCACTACTTGCAATCAGATGGTGGAGCCAGTAAGATTCCAGACAGAGGAAACACAGATTGGAACTGATGATTTGAGAGGACAAAAAAACATTGAGCAACATTATGCAGTTCACGAATCTAGGGAGGAGAATATGTTACCTCCTAAAGTGGGTGTTCAGCAGCAAGTTGAGGAAGGAATGCAGATTTACAATGTTGATACACCGCCACAAGATGAAGACTTGATTGCTTCAGCTGATAAAGAGAAAGTAGCTGGTGTGGCATTATTACCTAGTATCAAAGCTGAAGCTGTTGTTGCGAAGGAAGAGGACAAGTTTGGTCAGTCAAGTTCATTTAAAATATGTGATCTAAACCTAGTTGGTAGTCCAGAGGTTGCTGAATTACGAAATGATCCTGGTTTGGGTCAATTCTCAACTGCTGGATGTTCAATGGAGCCACAAAATCAGCAACAAGAGTTTAGAAATACGGGTAACAGTGCAGATGATACCAACATGCATGCCCAAATTCCATTGCACAATAAGGTGGTTCAAGTTATTGATCTTGAAGATGACTCGCCAATTGAAGCTGGTGCATGTGATACTTCAAAAGCAAA AGAGGAAAACATGGCAAACCCTGCTGTGACCACAGATGTTCTTCCTGGTATCCAAGATGGATATAATTTTGCGATTTCAGATTATCTTGGTGCTGATATACCATGCTACCAACCAATGCAAACAGATCTTCCCAATGGGATGAGCCTAAATGATTCAGAG GGCATTACTGTCATGGATGATTCAATATATGGTTCTCTTAGCGATATCG GTTTTATGGAGGTTTGGGACCAGCAACCTCAGGACTACGAGAAGTTCTTCTGA